The following are encoded together in the Allocoleopsis franciscana PCC 7113 genome:
- the rffA gene encoding dTDP-4-amino-4,6-dideoxygalactose transaminase: MSTIPFNQPFAVGKEFEYIRQAIKNVHTCGDGPFTKKCHTLLEQTLGVSKALLTTSCTHALEMTALLLNLQPGDEVIFPSFTFVSTVNAFVLRGVYPVFCDIRPDTLNLDENKLEQLITPRTKVIVPVHYAGIGCEMDAIMELAGKYGIAVVEDNAHGLFGKYKGKYLGTIGCLATQSFHETKNFNCGEGGALLINDPQYIERAEVIREKGTNRSRFYRGQVDKYTWVDVGSSYLPSDMLAAYLYAQLEVQEQIQAKRQEIWEYYHKNIQDWAEKHGIRFPIVPDHCEQAYHMFYLLMPSLEKRQALIAHLKAQNIISAFHYLPLHLSEMGQKFGGKEGDCPVTEDVSDRLVRLPFYNDLTEADLARVVAAICEFD, translated from the coding sequence TTGTCTACAATTCCTTTTAACCAACCTTTTGCTGTTGGAAAAGAATTTGAGTATATTCGACAAGCCATCAAGAATGTACACACTTGTGGCGATGGACCTTTTACTAAAAAATGTCATACTCTCCTAGAACAGACCTTAGGAGTTTCTAAAGCGCTACTGACTACTTCTTGTACCCACGCCCTGGAAATGACCGCGCTGTTGCTGAATCTCCAGCCCGGTGATGAAGTCATTTTTCCTTCCTTCACCTTTGTTTCTACAGTCAATGCTTTTGTTTTACGGGGTGTCTATCCCGTCTTCTGCGACATCCGTCCAGATACACTCAATTTGGACGAGAACAAGCTAGAACAACTGATCACACCCCGTACTAAAGTTATTGTCCCCGTACACTATGCCGGGATTGGGTGTGAGATGGACGCCATTATGGAATTGGCTGGAAAATACGGTATTGCGGTTGTTGAAGACAACGCCCATGGGCTTTTTGGCAAGTACAAAGGGAAGTATCTAGGGACTATTGGATGTCTGGCTACTCAGAGCTTTCATGAGACAAAAAATTTTAACTGTGGTGAGGGCGGTGCTCTGCTGATTAACGATCCCCAGTATATTGAACGAGCTGAAGTTATCCGCGAGAAAGGAACCAACCGCAGTCGCTTCTATCGCGGTCAGGTAGACAAATATACTTGGGTTGACGTTGGTTCGAGTTATCTCCCCTCGGATATGCTCGCTGCCTACTTGTATGCTCAGCTAGAAGTCCAGGAGCAGATTCAAGCGAAACGGCAGGAAATATGGGAGTATTATCACAAAAATATTCAGGACTGGGCCGAGAAGCATGGCATCCGCTTTCCGATTGTGCCAGACCACTGTGAGCAGGCTTATCACATGTTCTACTTGTTGATGCCTTCCCTGGAAAAGCGCCAAGCCTTGATTGCTCACTTGAAAGCTCAGAATATCATCAGCGCTTTCCACTATCTGCCCTTGCACTTGTCGGAAATGGGACAGAAGTTTGGCGGTAAGGAAGGAGACTGTCCAGTGACTGAAGATGTGAGCGATCGCTTAGTCCGTCTACCGTTTTACAATGACTTAACCGAGGCAGACTTAGCTAGAGTGGTAGCCGCCATTTGTGAATTTGATTAA
- the epsE gene encoding exopolysaccharide biosynthesis GT4 family glycosyltransferase EpsE, whose translation MKKHIGYFVPEFPGQTHIFLWRERQALEELDIESDWVSTRCPPKSIASHSWAQEAQKNTDYLVPFTIKDFFGASIELLRAGPFAWFHCLSVITKAKDLSLAQKLRLLALILIGAKLAWLARKKGWSHIHVASCADAANIAMFASILSGITYSLSLLGPTLEGYGPNQEQKWTHASFALIMSELLFKVAQDRLAGFLPQQVVIAPVGVNLDEIKRNSPYIPWEAGTPCQIYTCGRLNPVKGHKYLVETVKLLREWGFDVRLQIAGEDEKGGSGYRQELEKFIQEQSMSDYVELLGAVSEERHRQGIEEAHIFALASLNEGISVAIMEAMAMEMPVIVTDVGGNSELIDNGVNAILVQPEKPKEMADAIVNVLKDSELSLRLRQESRKKVAEKFHHRISALALVRCLEKIG comes from the coding sequence ATGAAAAAACACATTGGATATTTCGTCCCTGAATTTCCAGGACAAACCCATATTTTTTTATGGAGAGAGCGACAAGCCTTAGAAGAGCTTGACATAGAATCTGATTGGGTATCTACTCGATGCCCCCCGAAGTCTATTGCCTCCCATTCATGGGCTCAAGAGGCTCAAAAGAATACCGATTATTTAGTTCCCTTTACGATCAAAGATTTCTTTGGCGCATCGATAGAGTTACTCAGAGCAGGACCGTTTGCTTGGTTCCATTGCCTCAGTGTTATTACCAAAGCTAAAGACCTATCCTTAGCTCAAAAGCTGCGTCTGTTGGCGCTGATTTTAATAGGTGCCAAACTTGCTTGGCTAGCGAGGAAAAAAGGCTGGTCTCACATCCATGTTGCTTCCTGTGCTGATGCGGCGAACATTGCCATGTTTGCTTCAATTCTGTCAGGGATCACTTACAGTTTGTCACTCCTTGGTCCAACCCTAGAAGGATATGGGCCAAATCAGGAACAAAAATGGACTCATGCTTCCTTTGCCCTGATCATGTCTGAACTGCTCTTCAAGGTGGCTCAAGATAGACTGGCTGGTTTCCTACCCCAACAAGTCGTCATCGCTCCGGTGGGCGTCAATCTGGATGAAATTAAACGTAATAGCCCGTATATTCCTTGGGAAGCGGGTACTCCATGCCAAATCTACACTTGTGGGCGTCTCAACCCGGTGAAAGGACACAAGTACCTCGTAGAAACTGTAAAATTGCTTCGAGAATGGGGATTTGACGTTCGGTTACAGATTGCTGGCGAAGACGAAAAAGGTGGTAGTGGATATCGTCAGGAGCTTGAAAAATTCATTCAAGAACAATCAATGTCCGATTACGTTGAGCTACTTGGAGCTGTTTCCGAAGAACGACATCGCCAGGGAATTGAAGAAGCTCATATTTTCGCTTTAGCTAGTTTGAATGAAGGAATCTCAGTTGCCATCATGGAAGCGATGGCAATGGAAATGCCAGTAATTGTAACGGATGTGGGTGGTAATTCTGAGTTGATCGATAACGGAGTTAATGCCATATTGGTACAACCCGAAAAACCCAAAGAAATGGCTGATGCTATAGTAAATGTCTTAAAAGACTCCGAATTGTCCTTAAGACTGAGGCAAGAATCGCGGAAAAAGGTTGCCGAAAAATTCCACCATCGAATCAGTGCACTAGCTTTAGTTCGGTGCTTGGAAAAAATTGGTTAG
- a CDS encoding glycosyltransferase family 2 protein, with product MFLVVDIILSVIALGLLVPIAVLFIECIAALLPGRTESWVKSVPRPRIAVLVPAHNEAAGIGTTLETILPQLTDQDRLIVIADNCTDETATIAKHCCESQIALLANVGIAQEQVLSERTLDAIAPAGTHTKTVPKAIVIERQDPDPERRGKGYALDYGLRSIEADPPDVVVMVDADCIVQQGTIERIASLAASVARPVQATYLMEQPANPGPKDSISALAFMVKNLVRPSGLAQLRLPCLLTGTGMAFPWSAIAKATLASGNIVEDMQLAIDLAIAGLAPVFEQEAKVIGRLPQQEQAAQSQRTRWEHGHLQTLLTQVPKLFKAAVVKGRFDLLAFALDLCIPPLSLLVMIWVVCMGGALLAGTLGASWMPSIFLAIEGQLIFISIASAWAKFGREDFPVQTLLSVPFYILWKIPLYLAFIIRRQKKWVRTERDAVETSES from the coding sequence GTGTTTTTAGTTGTTGATATCATCCTATCCGTAATCGCACTTGGACTGCTCGTTCCCATCGCGGTTCTTTTTATTGAATGCATTGCAGCCTTATTACCAGGTCGAACTGAGTCATGGGTGAAGAGCGTACCCCGACCAAGAATAGCGGTGTTAGTTCCTGCTCACAATGAAGCGGCTGGAATTGGTACAACGCTAGAGACAATATTGCCTCAGTTAACGGATCAAGATCGCCTTATCGTCATTGCCGATAATTGTACTGATGAAACAGCAACGATAGCAAAGCACTGCTGTGAAAGCCAAATTGCACTGTTAGCGAATGTGGGCATTGCCCAAGAGCAAGTGCTGAGCGAACGTACACTTGATGCAATTGCCCCAGCTGGAACTCATACAAAAACAGTGCCCAAGGCAATCGTAATTGAACGACAAGACCCCGACCCGGAGCGAAGGGGGAAAGGGTATGCCTTAGATTATGGCTTACGGTCTATCGAGGCAGACCCCCCGGACGTGGTTGTGATGGTTGATGCAGATTGTATTGTTCAGCAAGGCACAATTGAACGGATTGCAAGTCTCGCCGCGTCGGTTGCACGACCTGTTCAAGCCACCTACCTTATGGAACAACCCGCTAACCCAGGCCCCAAGGATTCGATATCGGCGCTGGCGTTTATGGTGAAGAACTTAGTCCGTCCCAGTGGATTAGCACAACTGCGGTTGCCCTGCTTGTTAACGGGTACGGGTATGGCGTTCCCTTGGTCTGCCATTGCCAAGGCGACCCTTGCTAGTGGCAATATTGTTGAGGACATGCAGCTCGCTATAGATTTAGCAATCGCAGGACTTGCTCCTGTCTTTGAACAGGAGGCAAAAGTGATAGGGCGTCTCCCGCAGCAGGAGCAAGCCGCCCAATCTCAACGGACGCGCTGGGAGCATGGTCACTTGCAAACCCTATTGACACAAGTACCAAAACTGTTCAAAGCGGCTGTGGTGAAAGGACGTTTCGACCTATTAGCATTTGCCCTAGATTTGTGTATTCCACCCCTCTCCCTATTAGTGATGATTTGGGTCGTTTGCATGGGAGGTGCGTTATTAGCGGGGACATTGGGCGCTTCATGGATGCCCTCGATTTTTTTAGCCATAGAAGGGCAACTCATTTTTATCTCCATCGCTAGCGCTTGGGCAAAGTTTGGTCGAGAAGATTTCCCGGTACAGACACTTTTATCCGTGCCTTTCTACATTCTTTGGAAGATTCCCCTGTATCTGGCGTTTATTATTCGACGACAAAAGAAGTGGGTTCGCACAGAACGGGATGCTGTCGAGACTTCCGAGTCTTAA